One genomic window of Hymenobacter sp. J193 includes the following:
- a CDS encoding S24 family peptidase: MPQKAAAGYLNGYADPEYLEELPKFRLPMLGNTGTYRAFEIAGDSMLPIASGTVIVGRYVDDWLSLKDGTPCIVVSSKEGIVFKRVFNRLKDGAMLSLHSDNPLYSPYEIDVEDVVEIWEAKAYISSTFPIADLSLTRLASIVLDLQQQVSTMKKA, from the coding sequence GTGCCCCAGAAGGCTGCGGCCGGCTACCTCAATGGCTACGCCGACCCCGAATACCTTGAAGAGCTGCCCAAGTTCCGCCTGCCCATGCTGGGCAACACCGGCACTTACCGCGCCTTCGAAATTGCCGGCGACTCGATGCTACCAATAGCCAGCGGCACCGTTATCGTGGGCCGCTACGTGGACGACTGGCTGAGTTTGAAGGATGGCACGCCCTGCATCGTGGTGAGCTCCAAGGAAGGCATCGTGTTCAAGCGCGTGTTCAACCGCCTCAAGGATGGCGCCATGCTGTCCCTGCACTCCGACAACCCCCTGTACTCGCCCTACGAAATTGACGTGGAGGACGTGGTGGAAATCTGGGAAGCCAAAGCCTACATCAGCAGCACCTTCCCCATTGCCGACCTTTCACTGACCCGCCTGGCCAGCATCGTGCTCGACCTGCAGCAGCAGGTAAGCACCATGAAGAAAGCCTAA
- a CDS encoding helix-turn-helix transcriptional regulator, protein MINTNLKFWRRELSLTQAQIAEKLGIKRSLVGAYEEGRAEPKLTTLVNMARLFGISLDQLVTTDFSKRKTPKRPSSCSRPRLLRWPKRLSPTGPAVTCAFWPSR, encoded by the coding sequence ATGATCAACACGAATCTTAAATTCTGGCGGCGCGAACTGAGCCTGACGCAGGCGCAGATAGCCGAAAAACTTGGCATCAAACGCTCGTTGGTAGGCGCCTACGAAGAAGGCCGCGCCGAGCCCAAGCTCACCACCCTGGTGAACATGGCCCGGCTGTTCGGTATTTCCCTCGATCAGCTGGTAACTACTGACTTCAGCAAAAGAAAAACGCCAAAACGGCCCAGCAGCTGCAGCAGGCCCAGGCTACTACGCTGGCCGAAACGGCTGTCTCCAACCGGCCCGGCGGTAACCTGCGCATTCTGGCCCTCACGGTAG